The following are encoded in a window of Sminthopsis crassicaudata isolate SCR6 chromosome 3, ASM4859323v1, whole genome shotgun sequence genomic DNA:
- the PLEKHA4 gene encoding pleckstrin homology domain-containing family A member 4 isoform X1 encodes MKGTCASRRPDPGLAPEEQSPSGELPRPRPSGGGPRASRQWSLSGPPDGPCLCLLQPPRAVSRVHAFGKRGSSLRRDPNLPVHIRGWLHKQCPFSPQDSSGLRLWKRRWFVLSGHCLFYYKDSREESVLGSVPLPSYSVRPDGPGAPRGRRYTFTAEHPGMRTYVLAADTVEDLRGWLRALGRATRAEGDDYGPQPPPAGPPAGEGPCGPGGPPEAGSGDEGRSAESLEVARISGGHGELTPSPPPGLPEQRSRRRARSPELFSPFSRPPSPLGLPRPRSAPAHRPSVLAGGEARPHTPLSRIDVRPFPEWAPASRTSSRPPTPRRAPPSETGAARPPRSPQHWAADLRAKAASGYPQPSPRASGSRGSAASLQSQPPPGPLLDPPLHRSEDTDVLLTKLCGQDRLLRRLTEEMAKSQEEKERLEAALELTRRAVGEPGPGGRAWARLRLLQDRLVSVRAALCHLTQERERVWDTYSGLEQELGTLRETLEDLLHLGSPQSRVSAQQQLWMVEDTLAGLGDPSWGRAQRDGDGEGPVAPPGPGSPSSSRAQSPDGQCSPSPAPSPSPPPPPGPKQPAASRVRMSAQEQLERMRRHQEAGRLKLRPLSPGGQTARPPAVRRQLEPGSERDGPLLDSMGHTGAPQQWIRSSGSWSSSRSPRPYIPTPEGHRERVLSLSQALATEASHWHKFITGRSPEAPPDPTSRLTPPLRSPPSGRGRGGSSTWAPTWGGAAPPDEGAWPLRVTLLQSSF; translated from the exons ATGAAGGGGACCTGCGCCTCCCGAAGGCCCGACCCTGGGCTGGCCCCGGAAGAGCAGAGCCCCTCTGGGGAGctgccccgcccccgccccagTGGGGGGGGGCCAAGGGCTTCCCGACAATGGAGCCTTTCAGGGCCCCCAGACGGCCCCTGCCTCTGTCTCCTGCAGCCCCCGCGGGCGGTCAGCCGAGTCCATGCCTTTGGGAAAAGGGGGAGCTCCCTGCGCAGGGACCCCAACCTGCCTGTGCACATCCGAGGCTGGCTGCATAAGCAG TGCCCGTTCTCCCCCCAGGACAGCTCGGGCCTGCGGCTCTGGAAGCGGCGCTGGTTTGTCCTGTCCGGCCACTGCCTCTTCTACTATAAGG ACAGCCGGGAGGAGAGCGTCCTGGGCAGCGTCCCTCTCCCCAGCTACAGTGTCCGGCCGGACGGCCCCGGGGCCCCCCGGGGGCGCCGATACACTTTCACT gcaGAGCACCCTGGCATGAGGACCTACGTCCTGGCTGCCGACACCGTGGAGGACCTCCGAGGCTGGCTGCGGGCGCTGGGCCGGGCCACCCGAGCTGAGGGCGATGACTA TGGCCCCCAGCCCCCACCTGCCGGGCCCCCAGCTGGAGAAGGCCCCTGTGGGCCCGGGGGGCCGCCCGAGGCGGGGAGCGGCGACGAGGGCCGCAGCGCCGAGTCCTTGGAGGTGGCCAGGATCTCCGGCGGGCACGGGGAGCTCACCCCCAGCCCTCCCCCCGGGCTCCCGGAGCAGAGGAGCCGACGCAGGGCAAGGAGTCCGGA gctgttctctcccttctcccgCCCCCCCTCCCCGCTGGGCCTCCCCCGGCCGCGCTCGGCCCCCGCCCACCGTCCCTCTGTTCTGGCGGGGGGAGAAGCCCGGCCCCACACCCCCCTGAGCCGGATCGACGTCCGGCCCTTCCCCGAGTGGGCCCCCGCCTCCAGAACCTCGTCCCGCCCCCCCACGCCCCGCCGGGCACCGCCATCGGAGACAGGGGCAGCAAGACCCCCCAGGAGCCCCCAGCACTGGGCCGCTGACCTCAGGGCCAAG GCAGCGTCGGGCTATCCGCAGCCGTCCCCCAGGGCCTCAGGAAGCCGGGGCTCCGCCGCCTCGTTG CAGTCTCAGCCGCCGCCGGGCCCCCTGCTGGACCCCCCCCTGCACCGCAGCGAGGACACCGAC GTGCTCCTGACCAAGCTCTGCGGGCAGGACAGGCTCTTGAGGAGGCTGACGGAGGAGATGGCGAAGAGCCAGGAGGAGAAG GAACGACTGGAGGCGGCCCTGGAGCTCACCCGCCGGGCTGTGGGGGAGCCGGGGCCGGGAGGCAGAGCCTGGGCGCGCCTGCGGCTCCTGCAGGACCGCCTGGTGAGCGTCAGAGCCGCCCTCTGCCACCTGACTCAG GAAAGAGAGCGGGTTTGGGACACGTACAGCGGCCTGGAGCAGGAGCTGGGGACTCTGCGGGAGACCCTGGAGGATCTGCTTCACCTGGGGTCTCCTCAG tCCAGGGTCTCCGCCCAGCAGCAGCTATGGATGGTGGAGGACACATTGGCCGGCCTGGGGGATCCGAGCTGGGGCCGTGCCCAGAGGGATGGAGACGGAGAGGGGCCCGTGGCGCCGCCAG GTCCCGGATCACCCAGCTCTTCCCGGGCCCAGAGCCCAGATGGCCAGTGCTCTCCATCCCCTGCCCCATCTCCATCCCCCCCACCACCACCTGGGCCTAAG CAGCCTGCGGCCTCACGGGTCCGGATGAGTGCCCAGGAGCAGCTGGAGAGGATGCGGAGGCACCAGGAGGCAGGGAGGCTAAAGCTCCGGCCTCTGTCTCCTGGGGGGCAGACAGCGCGCCCCCCAGCAGTTCGCAGGCAGCTGGAGCCTGGATCAGAGAGAGATGGG CCTCTCCTGGACTCTATGGGTCACACAGGGGCTCCTCAGCAGTGGATCCGGAGCTCCGGGTCCTGGAGCAG CTCCAGGAGTCCTCGGCCCTACATCCCGACCCCTGAAGGACATCGGGAAAGGGTCCTCAGCCTGTCCCAGGCTCTGGCGACCGAGGCTTCACACTGGCATAAGTTTATCACAG GTCGAAGCCCTGAAGCCCCTCCCGACCCCACTTCTAGGCTGACTCCGCCCCTTCGATCGCCTCCCTCGGGGCGGGGCCGAGGGGGCTCCTCCACTTGGGCCCCCACTTG
- the PLEKHA4 gene encoding pleckstrin homology domain-containing family A member 4 isoform X4, protein MKGTCASRRPDPGLAPEEQSPSGELPRPRPSGGGPRASRQWSLSGPPDGPCLCLLQPPRAVSRVHAFGKRGSSLRRDPNLPVHIRGWLHKQDSSGLRLWKRRWFVLSGHCLFYYKDSREESVLGSVPLPSYSVRPDGPGAPRGRRYTFTAEHPGMRTYVLAADTVEDLRGWLRALGRATRAEGDDYGPQPPPAGPPAGEGPCGPGGPPEAGSGDEGRSAESLEVARISGGHGELTPSPPPGLPEQRSRRRARSPELFSPFSRPPSPLGLPRPRSAPAHRPSVLAGGEARPHTPLSRIDVRPFPEWAPASRTSSRPPTPRRAPPSETGAARPPRSPQHWAADLRAKAASGYPQPSPRASGSRGSAASLQSQPPPGPLLDPPLHRSEDTDVLLTKLCGQDRLLRRLTEEMAKSQEEKERLEAALELTRRAVGEPGPGGRAWARLRLLQDRLVSVRAALCHLTQERERVWDTYSGLEQELGTLRETLEDLLHLGSPQSRVSAQQQLWMVEDTLAGLGDPSWGRAQRDGDGEGPVAPPGPGSPSSSRAQSPDGQCSPSPAPSPSPPPPPGPKQPAASRVRMSAQEQLERMRRHQEAGRLKLRPLSPGGQTARPPAVRRQLEPGSERDGPLLDSMGHTGAPQQWIRSSGSWSSSRSPRPYIPTPEGHRERVLSLSQALATEASHWHKFITGRSPEAPPDPTSRLTPPLRSPPSGRGRGGSSTWAPTWGGAAPPDEGAWPLRVTLLQSSF, encoded by the exons ATGAAGGGGACCTGCGCCTCCCGAAGGCCCGACCCTGGGCTGGCCCCGGAAGAGCAGAGCCCCTCTGGGGAGctgccccgcccccgccccagTGGGGGGGGGCCAAGGGCTTCCCGACAATGGAGCCTTTCAGGGCCCCCAGACGGCCCCTGCCTCTGTCTCCTGCAGCCCCCGCGGGCGGTCAGCCGAGTCCATGCCTTTGGGAAAAGGGGGAGCTCCCTGCGCAGGGACCCCAACCTGCCTGTGCACATCCGAGGCTGGCTGCATAAGCAG GACAGCTCGGGCCTGCGGCTCTGGAAGCGGCGCTGGTTTGTCCTGTCCGGCCACTGCCTCTTCTACTATAAGG ACAGCCGGGAGGAGAGCGTCCTGGGCAGCGTCCCTCTCCCCAGCTACAGTGTCCGGCCGGACGGCCCCGGGGCCCCCCGGGGGCGCCGATACACTTTCACT gcaGAGCACCCTGGCATGAGGACCTACGTCCTGGCTGCCGACACCGTGGAGGACCTCCGAGGCTGGCTGCGGGCGCTGGGCCGGGCCACCCGAGCTGAGGGCGATGACTA TGGCCCCCAGCCCCCACCTGCCGGGCCCCCAGCTGGAGAAGGCCCCTGTGGGCCCGGGGGGCCGCCCGAGGCGGGGAGCGGCGACGAGGGCCGCAGCGCCGAGTCCTTGGAGGTGGCCAGGATCTCCGGCGGGCACGGGGAGCTCACCCCCAGCCCTCCCCCCGGGCTCCCGGAGCAGAGGAGCCGACGCAGGGCAAGGAGTCCGGA gctgttctctcccttctcccgCCCCCCCTCCCCGCTGGGCCTCCCCCGGCCGCGCTCGGCCCCCGCCCACCGTCCCTCTGTTCTGGCGGGGGGAGAAGCCCGGCCCCACACCCCCCTGAGCCGGATCGACGTCCGGCCCTTCCCCGAGTGGGCCCCCGCCTCCAGAACCTCGTCCCGCCCCCCCACGCCCCGCCGGGCACCGCCATCGGAGACAGGGGCAGCAAGACCCCCCAGGAGCCCCCAGCACTGGGCCGCTGACCTCAGGGCCAAG GCAGCGTCGGGCTATCCGCAGCCGTCCCCCAGGGCCTCAGGAAGCCGGGGCTCCGCCGCCTCGTTG CAGTCTCAGCCGCCGCCGGGCCCCCTGCTGGACCCCCCCCTGCACCGCAGCGAGGACACCGAC GTGCTCCTGACCAAGCTCTGCGGGCAGGACAGGCTCTTGAGGAGGCTGACGGAGGAGATGGCGAAGAGCCAGGAGGAGAAG GAACGACTGGAGGCGGCCCTGGAGCTCACCCGCCGGGCTGTGGGGGAGCCGGGGCCGGGAGGCAGAGCCTGGGCGCGCCTGCGGCTCCTGCAGGACCGCCTGGTGAGCGTCAGAGCCGCCCTCTGCCACCTGACTCAG GAAAGAGAGCGGGTTTGGGACACGTACAGCGGCCTGGAGCAGGAGCTGGGGACTCTGCGGGAGACCCTGGAGGATCTGCTTCACCTGGGGTCTCCTCAG tCCAGGGTCTCCGCCCAGCAGCAGCTATGGATGGTGGAGGACACATTGGCCGGCCTGGGGGATCCGAGCTGGGGCCGTGCCCAGAGGGATGGAGACGGAGAGGGGCCCGTGGCGCCGCCAG GTCCCGGATCACCCAGCTCTTCCCGGGCCCAGAGCCCAGATGGCCAGTGCTCTCCATCCCCTGCCCCATCTCCATCCCCCCCACCACCACCTGGGCCTAAG CAGCCTGCGGCCTCACGGGTCCGGATGAGTGCCCAGGAGCAGCTGGAGAGGATGCGGAGGCACCAGGAGGCAGGGAGGCTAAAGCTCCGGCCTCTGTCTCCTGGGGGGCAGACAGCGCGCCCCCCAGCAGTTCGCAGGCAGCTGGAGCCTGGATCAGAGAGAGATGGG CCTCTCCTGGACTCTATGGGTCACACAGGGGCTCCTCAGCAGTGGATCCGGAGCTCCGGGTCCTGGAGCAG CTCCAGGAGTCCTCGGCCCTACATCCCGACCCCTGAAGGACATCGGGAAAGGGTCCTCAGCCTGTCCCAGGCTCTGGCGACCGAGGCTTCACACTGGCATAAGTTTATCACAG GTCGAAGCCCTGAAGCCCCTCCCGACCCCACTTCTAGGCTGACTCCGCCCCTTCGATCGCCTCCCTCGGGGCGGGGCCGAGGGGGCTCCTCCACTTGGGCCCCCACTTG